One genomic segment of Pempheris klunzingeri isolate RE-2024b chromosome 21, fPemKlu1.hap1, whole genome shotgun sequence includes these proteins:
- the anxa13 gene encoding annexin A13 gives MGNCQPTIVPYEDFDVVADIKAIRKACKGFGTDEQAIIDILANRCAFQRQEIKQAYFDKYDDELVDVLKSELSGNFEDAILAMLDPPVIYAVKELRKAMKGAGTDEDVLVEILCTATNADIAMFKECYFQVHERDLEADIEGDTSGDVRNLLMALLQGSRDESYEVDEDLAEQDATSLFEAGEGCFGTDESTFSYILASRNYLQLQATFKMYEQLSGTEILDAIENETSGTLKKCYIALVRVAKNPQLYFARRLHKAMKGAGTDDDTLIRIIVVRSEFDLETIKDMYLEKYDVSLKEALKDECSGDFKRLLLAICH, from the exons CCCACAATCGTGCCGTATGAGGACTTCGATGTCGTGGCTGACATTAAAGCCATCCGAAAAGCCTGCAAAGGGTTTG GCACTGATGAGCAGGCCATCATTGACATCCTGGCGAACCGCTGTGCATTTCAGCGTCAGGAAATTAAACAGGCCTATTTTGATAAGTACGATGAT GAGTTGGTAGATGTGTTGAAGAGCGAGCTGTCAGGGAACTTTGAGGATGCCATCCTCGCCATGCTGGACCCGCCCGTCATCTACGCCGTGAAGGAGCTGAGGAAGGCCATGAAGGGAGCGGGCACCGACGAGGACGTCCTGGTGGAGATCCTCTGCACCGCCACCAACGCT GACATCGCCATGTTCAAGGAATGCTACTTTCAAG TGCACGAGCGTGATCTCGAAGCAGATATCGAGGGAGATACAAGCGGGGACGTTAGAAACCTGCTCATGGCTCTTTTGCAG GGCAGCAGAGATGAAAGTTACGAGGTGGATGAAGATCTGGCTGAACAAGACGCTACCTCCCTGTTTGAG GCTGGTGAAGGGTGCTTTGGGACAGATGAGTCCACTTTCAGCTACATCCTGGCCAGCAGGAATTACCTGCAGCTCCAGGCCACCTTCAAGATGTATGAGCAG CTCTCTGGAACTGAGATCCTGGACGCCATTGAGAATGAGACTTCTGGGACACTGAAGAAGTGCTACATTGCTCTTG tgaGAGTTGCAAAGAATCCTCAGCTCTACTTTGCTAGACGTCTACACAAAGCGATGAAAGGAGCAGGCACCGACGACGACACCCTTATTCGCATCATTGTGGTTCGCTCTGAG TTTGATCTGGAGACCATAAAAGACATGTATCTGGAGAAGTACGACGTGTCTCTGAAGGAGGCCCTGAAGGACGAGTGCAGCGGCGACTTTAAACGTCTCCTCCTCGCCATCTGCCACTGA
- the LOC139221324 gene encoding coiled-coil domain-containing protein 106-like: MSSVWQQEPSGYSPCVEIDSSSVRCKDRLTSPVWLKQEQDELRIIKWENFQTGASADAVQDNTPSSAMSAASYAESLPPRVLLTITKLQCMLESKQERITALERQVEDLMQDRKFLRSQIENLTTNRSMPTFASPSPLVEAPKPSKVQHPESKSRKRERASCSSSDSSDSGSEASDSSEVSAASSEHRRKKHHKDKKRSKKGKDYSRKRATGVQYVIHRYKQVLSAFIKKKSMSEAFRHLGIDRNTIANTASIAELHLAGKDMVPLVGMFRQGEETLVSYAHRCTLVIDSDADLSRRIDQMKANGELLPISGKRPRVLQTHLQQLGGAPESILIG; this comes from the exons ATGTCGTCCGTGTGGCAGCAGGAGCCGTCGGGTTATTCCCCCTGCGTAGAGATCGACTCCAGCTCCGTGAGGTGCAAAGACAGGCTCACCTCTCCGGTCTGGCTGAAGCAGGAACAAGACGAACTCCGCATCATCAAGTGGGAGAACTTTCAAACGGGAGCCTCAGCCGATGCTGTTCAGGACAACACGCCGAGCAGCGCCATGTCTG CTGCCTCATATGCAGAAAGCTTGCCCCCGCGGGTGCTGCTGACCATCACCAAGCTCCAGTGTATGCTGGAGAGCAAGCAGGAGCGCATCACCGCGCTGgagagacaggtggaggacCTGATGCAGGACCGCAAGTTCCTGAGGAGCCAGATCGAAAACCTCACAACTAACCGCTCCATGCCAACGTTCGCATCACCCAGTCCACTGGTTGAAG CTCCTAAACCCAGCAAAGTGCAGCACCCAGAGAGCAAATCTcggaagagagaaagagcttcTTGTAGTTCCTCTGACAGCAGTGACAGCGGCTCTGAAGCGTCGGACTCATCTGAAGTTTCAGCGGCTTCAAGTGAACACAGACGGAAGAAACACCATAAGGACAAGAAAAGATCAAAGAAAGGGAAGGACTACAGCAGGAAGAGAG CCACGGGCGTCCAGTATGTCATCCACCGCTACAAACAAGTCCTGTCGGCCTTCATCAAGAAGAAAAGCATGAGCGAAGCCTTTCGCCATCTGGGAATCGACCGGAACACCATCGCCAACACAGCCTCGATTGCTGAGCTCCATTTGGCCGGCAAAGACATGGTCCCCCTGGTGGGCATGTTTCGCCAAGGAGAAGAGACTCTGGTCAGCTACGCGCACAGGTGCACCCTGGTCATTGACAGCGACGCTGACCTGTCCAGGAGAATAGACCAGATGAAAGCTAACGGCGAGCTTCTGCCCATCTCAGGGAAAAGGCCGAGAGTATTGCAGAcccacctgcagcagctgggaGGCGCTCCAGAGAGCATTTTAATAGGTTGA